ACTACCTCCCCACGACCCCCCTCTACCTCCTCGAGCCCGGCCCCCCCGAGGATGGAGAGGGCATCGATCGCATGCGCTGTGGGTTCCTCGCGTTCCGGGATGGGTGGCACGGGTTTGGCCGGGTGGAGGTGCTGTCCCCGCGGGAGGACTTGGTGGAGGCGGCGGCCCACTTCTTCTCGGCCCTGCGGGCCCTGGACGAGGCGGGCCTTGCCGCCATCGTGGCCGAGCCGGTGCCGGAGGAGGGCCTCGGGGTGGCGATCATGGACCGGCTGCGACGGGCCGCATCCGGCCGGGCCCGCCTGAGCGAGCGGCACGTGTGGCCCATGCGAAAGGAAGGAGGATGCCCTTGAGAGGGAAACGGGTGGCGGTGCTCGTGGCCGACCTCTACCAGGAGCTGGAGTTCTGGTACCCCTATCTCCGGCTCAAGGAGGAGGGGGCGAAGGCCGTGGCGGTGGGGCCGGAGGCGGTGGAGTACAAGAGCAAGCTCGGCTATCCGGCCAAGGCGGAGCTGGCCGCCAGCATGGCCCGGGCCGAGGACTTCGACGGGGTGATCATCCCCGGCGGGTACGCCCCGGACCACATGCGGCGGAGCAAAGAACTGGTGGAGTTCGTGAGAAAGATGGCGGAGGCCGGGAAGCCGGTGGCCGCGATCTGCCACGGAGGGTGGATGCTCTGTTCGGCCCGGGTGGTGAAGGGCAAGAAGGTAACGAGCGTCGCCGCGATCCGCGATGACCTCGCGAACGCCGGCGCCACCTGGGTGGACGAGGAGGTGGTGGTGGACGGGAACCTCATCACCTCCCGGGTTCCCAGCGACCTCCCCGCGTTCATGCGCGCCATCCTCACCGCCCTCGCCGCGTAGCCGCCCACCCGGGCCGAACGGCCAGGGATCCCGTTCGCAGCTGCACCGTCCTCCGTTTGCGGTCGACCGCCCGGGCGCCCAGGCGTCACCCCCGGGGAACCTGGACCTCGATCCGGACCACCGACCGCTGGACCGCTTGGACGACCTCGGCCGGGGAGAGCGCCACTCCTTGCGACGACGCCACGGGGGGCAGGCTGATCCCACGACCGGCGAGCCATACCCGGGCCAAGTTCACGGACACGGCAAACCCGGCTTCCTGCCCGCCACCGGTCGACAGGTTTCCGGCCACGACACCCACCACCTCCCCGGACGCGTTCACCAGCGGCGCCCCGCTATACCCGGCCCGAAACGGGTCGCGCACGGCGAGGAGATCGGTGAGCACCGCGTCCTCGGGGCCGATCGCCCGCCACCCGACCCCGAGGACCTCGGTGGTGAGGGCCGTCGGCCACGCCCTTCCCTCTGGGTACCCGATGGCGGTGACCTCGTCTCCGATGTGAACGAAGTCCGAGTTGCCCAGCACTGCCCGCGGCATCGGGCGGGCCCCCGCCACCGCAACCACCGCCAGGTCATGATCGGCAGTCGTGGCCACCACGGCGGCCCGATAGCGTCGCCCTGCCCACTCCACCGTCACCTGTCGAGCCCCGCGGACGACGTGGGCCGCGGTGAGGATGTACCCGGCCTCACCGATCACGAACCCGGTCCCGGACCCCACCCGTTCCTGGAGATAAAGTCCGGGTACGAACGCGACGAGGAGGGCCCCGGCCACCACCAGGACCAACACGGGCACCCACCACCGGCGCGGCCGGGGCGGGGCCTCGGGTTCAGCCCACGGTTCCTCGAACGGATCCGGTGTTCCGTCGTCCAGCGGAGATCCGATCACGCCACTCCCTCGACACAGGGGCAGATGAGAGAACCCGCCTTGGGCCAGTCGGAACGCGCGCCCGGCCGCACCGGGCCTTGACCGGGCGGGTCACTTCCGGCGTCGGTGCCGCCCTCTCCGGATCTTCCGGCACCGCCTGGGTCGGGCTTCTGGGGTCAGGAGCCCGCGCAGGAGCCGGCGGTACCCCTCCGCCCCCTTGGCCAGGTCGGCCACGGGGATGCGTTCGTCCGGCTGGTGGGCGAGGGCCTCGTCTCCCGGCCCGTAGCCCACGGTGGGGATGCCCCGCCGGCCGCACGACTCCACTCCGTCCGTGGAGAACCGCCACACCCGCAGCGGAGGCTGCGAGAGCGCCGCCCACGCCCGCTCCACCCACGGGTGGCTCGGGTCCATCCACCACGCGGGGAAGAAGTACTGGGCGGTGAGCTTCTCCCCGGTGTACGCGGTGAGCTCCCCCTGCTCCACCAAGGCCTTCACCCCCAGCTCCTCGTAGTCGGCGAGCACCGAGTCCGGGGTCTCCCCGCGCACGATGCGCCGGTCGACAAGGGCCCAGCACCGGTCGGGGACCAGCGGACCGCAGGTGGGGGTGCCCACGGCGACCACCGTCGCCGACCCCCGGCCGAGGACCGGGTCCTCGGGCAAGGGGACGGCCAGGGCGTAGGGCAGGGCGTCCACCATGCGCTCGATCGCGTTCTCCCCGAGCTCGGGCATCGCGGCGTGGGCGGTGCGGCCGGGGGCCTCCAGGCGCAGCACGGCCCGCCCCCGGTGCCCGACCCCTAGGCGCAAATCCGTGGGCTCGCCGAGCACCACCAGGTCGGGGCGGCTCACCCCGTCCAGCACCCGTGCCAGCACTGTCCCCTCGGCGGTCTCCTCGTGGGGCACGTACACGAGGAGGAGCGTCCCCTGCAGGTCGCGGGCCGCGGCTGCCGCCCCGGCGACCTGGGCGGCGATCGCCCCCTTCATGTCCACCGCCCCACGGCCGTATAGCATCCCATCGGCGATCTCCGCTCCAAACGGGGGATGGACCCAGGCCCCCGCATCCCCGGGGGGCACGTTGTCCAGATGGCCCTCGACCATCACCGTCGGCCCGTCCCCGCGGGAGAGCTTTCCCACCACCGTGCCGAACGGACCCCGTTCGGCCTCGCAGAACGTGCGGAGGACCCGGAGCAGGTGCTCCGCCACCGCCCCCTCTTCTCCGGAGGGGCTGGGAATGCGCACCAGTTCTTGAGCTAGCTCGATAGGATCGATCATGTCAGATGGATCTCCACGATGTCCTTGTCCTGGACCACGTGGTCCAGGGGGACATGTTGGCCATCAAACCGGCCCGAGCCCCACAAGCGCACGTAGCGCAGCCGACTTACGAAGTCCTTGTGGATCTGGTCTACCACGTCGAGGATCGTCGCCCCCTCCCTGATCGTGTACGGCTTGCTCAGGTCCGGCGGCTGACCAGGCTTTTTCATGTACACCCGCACCACCCCCGCCACCTGGAAGATGGCCCGCCGCAGGTCCTCCAGGCCTTCCCCGGTCACGGTGGACGCTGCCGCTGCCGGAAACCGGCCGACGGCCCACTCCCGGAGCTCGCCCGCCCGGGCCGGAGCCAGGTCGGCCTTGAGCCCGATCGCCAGCGCCCGGCGCTCCACCGTCCGCCAGTCCACCTGGCGGCTGGCCCCTGCGGTGACGCGGATGTGGTGCTCCGCGAGGCGCGCAACGACCTCCTCCGCCTCCTCTTTCCACTGCGCGGAAGACAGGTCCACACACAGCGCCACCACGTCGGCCAGGCGGATGAGCCCATACACCCACCCTTTCGTGTACTCCCGGGTGATGGGGGGCAGGTCCACGAGCTGGATCTGGATGTCCTCGAACTCCATCATCCCCGGCAGGGGCTGGAAGGTGGCCATAGGGTAGGGGGTGATGAGTGGGGTGGCGTTGGTGAGCGCGGCGAGAAGGGAGGACTTCCCGGCGTTGGGCGGCCCCACCAGGGCCACCTGGGCCGCGCCCTCCCGGTCCATGTGGTACGTGACCCCGCCCTTGCCGGACCGGCGCCGCCCCTCCGCCTTCTCCTTGAGCTTGGCGATGCGGCGCTTGATGTCGGCCTGCATCTTCTCTGTCCCCTTGTGTTTGGGGATGGTGGCCAACATCTCCTGGAGCGCGTCCAGGCGCTCGTCGTCCGTCTTGGCCCGGTTGAAACGGTCCCGGGCGGCGATGAACTCGGGATTCAGGTTGGCCGGCATCGTCCTCTCCCATCTAAGGAGTGTAACGACCGGAAGAATTGGGTTCTAGCATCCGGACCTTCGGGCCGGTATAGTTGACCACCATGGCCAACCGAACCTGTGCGATGCTTGGGATCCGGTACCCCGTGTTCCTCGGGGGCATGGCCCACGTGGCCCGCGCCCCGCTCGTGGCTGCGGTGAGCGAGGCCGGCGGCCTGGGGATCCTCGCCAGTGGGGGCCTACGTCCGGAGGAACTGGAGCGGGAGATCGCCGAGGTCCGCCGTCGTACAAACCGGCCGTTCGGGGTGAACCTGATGCTGATGGACCCGAGCGCCCCCGACCACGCCGCGGTCGCGGCCCGGGCGCGGGTGGCGGCGGTGACCACCGGGGCCGGAAACCCCGGGAAGTACATGGATCCCCTCAAGGGGGCGGGGATCAAGGTGTTCCCGGTCATCCCCGCGGTGGCCCTGGCGGTGCGGATGGAGAAGCTGGGCGCGGACGGCGTCGTCGCCGAGGGCATGGAGGCCGGGGGGCACATCGGCACGGTCACCACGATGGCCCTGGTGCCCCAGGTGGTGGACGCGGTGAGGATCCCGGTGGTGGCCGCCGGGGGGATCGCCGACGGCCGGGGGATGGCCGCCGCGTTGGCGTTAGGGGCGGAGGGTGTCCAAGTGGGGACGCGGTTCCTCGCCTCGGAGGAGGCTCCGGTGCACCCCAACTACAAGCAGGCCGTCGTCAAGGCCGGGGACCGGGACACCATCGTCACCGGGCAGACGCTGGGCCGGCCGGTGCGGTGCCTCCTCAACAAGCTCACCAAGACCCTCGCCCAGTACGAGGAGGAGGGGCGGTCCCCGGACGAGTTCGAGGCCCTCGCCGTGGGCGGCCTCAGGCGGGCTGTGTACGACGGGGACCTCGATACGGGGTCCCTCATGGCTGGGCAGATCGCCGGCCTGATCCGCGAGGTCCTCCCGGTGCGGGAGATCATGGAGCGCATGGTCGCCGAGTGCCGGACGATCCTCGGCCGGGACCTGGGGTTTTAGGCCGTGAGCGTGGTCAATCCCCGCACGGAACGGGACCTCGAGCTCGCCAAGGTCCTGGAGCGCGTGGCCGCGTTCGCCTCGTCGTCCCTCGGGGCGGAGGCGGTGCGGGCCCTGCGGCCGTCGAGCGAACGGGAGACGGTCGCCCGCGAGTTCGCCCTCCTGCAGGAGATGGAGAAGGCGGTGCGGGATGGATTCGCCCCCGGGGCCCTTCACGACCTCGCCCCGATCCTCGACGAGGCCAAGGACCGCGGGAGCCTGGACCCGGAGCGGTTTCTGACCGTGGCCGCGACCCTCGCCGCGGCGGCCGACGTCCGCCAAGCGCTCGCCACGTCGAAGCTCCCCGGCCTCGCTGAGCTGGCGGAACGGCTCTCGGACCAAACCGGGCTCCTCGCGGCCATCTGGCGGGCGATCGACGAGCGGGGAGAGATCCGGGACGACGCCACCCCGAGGCTCCGGGCCTTGAGCCGTGAGCGGCGGGGGCTGGTGGACGAGATCACCGAGGCCCTGCGCCGCTTCCTCGACCGCAACCGCGACCTGGTCCAAGAGCCGGTGGTGACCCAGCGCGGGGGGCGATTCGTGATCCCCCTCAAGACCGGGGCCCGCGGGGCATCGGTGGTGGTCCACGAGACCTCGGCCAGTGGCCAGACCCTGTTCGCCGAGCCGGGGCCGGTGGTCCAGCTCAACAACCGCCTGCGCGAACTGGACGACGAGATCTGGCGGGAGCGGCTGCGGATCCTGGTCGAGCTCACGGAGGCCCTCCTGCGTGAAGAAACCCACCTCCGCCGGGACCTGGCGGTGCTGGCCCGGCTGGATTCCCTGTATGCCCGGGCCCGCTACGTCCAGGCGGTGCGGGGCGCGGTGCCGACCCTGGCCGAGGACGGGCGGGTGGAGCTGGTGGAGGCGCGGCACCCGCTCCTTGGGGAGCGGGCGGTTCCGGTGTCCATCGCGTTCGGCGGGGCCAAGCGCGTCGCCGTCATTACCGGACCCAACACCGGCGGGAAGACCGTCACGCTGAAGACGATCGGCCTCCTCACCCTGATGGCCCAGAGCGGTATCCCCATCCCCGCCTCGCCGAGCACCGTGCTCACCGTGTTCCCGCGCGTGCGGTCCGACATCGGCGAGGAGCAGTCCATCGAGCAGAACCTGTCCACCTTCTCCTCGCACATGAAGAACATCGTGGAGATCCTCGGCGAGACCGACGAGCGAACCCTGGTGCTCCTGGATGAGCTCGGGGCTGGGACCGACCCTCAGGAGGGGGCGGCGCTCGCTCTCGCGATCCTGGAGAGGCTCCTCGAAATCGGAGCTACCGCCGCGGTGGCGACCCACCTTACCCCCCTGAAGCACTTCGCGATCTCCCACCCCGGGGTGCTGTCGTGTTCGATGGAGTTTGACCTCGAGACCCTATCCCCCACGTACCGGGTGCAGGAGGGGGTGCCCGGGCGGTCGTGCGCCCTGATCATCGCCGAGCGGTTGGGGCTCCCGCGGGAGCTCGTCGAGGCGGCGCGGGGGAAGCTCACGTCCGGGGAGATCCAGGCCGAAGAGATCATCGAGGAGCTGGAGCGCGAGCGGAGCGCGGCCCGCCGGTTGCGGGCCAACCTTGAACTGGAGCGGGACGTCGTCCGCAAGATGCGCCAGGACTACGAGCGGCGGCTCCTGGCGCTCCGGGAAAAGAAGGCCGAGGCCCTGGGGCAGGAACTGGCCCGTCTGGAGGAGGAGATCCGATCTGCCCGCAAGGAGCTCTCCGAGCTCATCGCCCAGGCCCGCGCCGCGGAGTCGGCCGAGGAGCGGCGGAAGATCCTGCGCCGGGTGGAGGAGGTGGCCGCCGGGGCGCCCCCGCCTCCGCCCGAGGCCCATCCGGCCCCGAAGCTCGCGGAAGGGGCGACGGTGCGGGTGCGGGCCACCGGGACGGTGGGCACCGTGCTGCGGGTGGACGGGGACCGGGTGGAGGTGGAGGTGAAGGGCCGGCGGGTGGAGCTCCCCCCGTCGTCGCTGGAGACGGCCGAGCCCCTGCCCCCGCCGCGGGTGGCCGGGCCGGTGCTCCCCTCCGTGGAGCAGGTGAGCCTGGAGCTTTCCGTGCGCGGGCTAACCGTGGCCGAAGCCGAACGCGAGGTCACGGCGTGGCTCGATCGGCTCCTCCGCGCCGGGATCCACACCGGCCGGATCGTGCACGGCAAGGGGACCGGGGCCCTCCGGCGGGCCCTCCACGCCTACCTCGCACACGTGCCCTACGTGAAGCGGTTCCACCTCGCCCCGCCCCAGGAGGGCGGCGACGGGGTGACGATCGTGGAGCTGTGATCCCGCGACGGGACTTCGTCGCGTTCTGATCCCATCCATCCGCACCCCGGAGACGCTCGGGATGCAGCTCTTCCTCACCCGGGAGGTGGGGAAGCCTACCGGCGCAGGATGATCTTGCGGCGGTTCCCGCCGACGAGCTCGAGCCGCACCCAAAGCGCTCCCGCCGGGATGAGGGCGGCGATACGGTCCGCCCACTCCACCGCCGTCACCCCCTCCTCGGGAGGGAGGAGGGCGGTCAGCCCGACCTCGGCGAGCTCCTCGGGACGGGCGATGCGGTAGGCATCGAGGTGGTGGAGGGGCAGCCGCCCCCGGTACGTGCGGGCGAGGACGAAGCTCGGGGACAGGACCTCCTCCTTCACGAACAACCCCCGGGCCAGCCCCTTGACCAGGGTTGTCTTCCCCGCCCCGAGCTCCCCCACCAGGGCCACCACGTCGCCGTCGCGGAGGTCGCCGGCGAGCCCCGCCCCGACTTCGGCCGTCTCCTCGGCGCCGTCGGTGATGACCACCCGTTCCATCTACGTGCGGAGCCTCGCGCCCAGCGCAGCCAACCGGCCGAGGATCCGGGCCACGGCCGCGTCGACCTCCTCCGAGGAAAGCGTCCGCGCCGGATCGCGGAACGCAAGCTCGTAGGTCAGGCTGATCTGGCCGGCGGGAACGCCCGGGCCCTGGTAGAGGTCGTACAAGAACGCGGATTCCACCAGGGCCTCGCCGAGGATCGCCGCGCGGACCTCCCCCTCCGGCACGTCCCGGGGCACAAGGAGGGAGAGATCCCGCCTGGCCGCCGGGGACCGGGGCACGGGCTTGTACTGGACTGCCCGTGCCGCCGCGGCGAGCGGGGCCAGCTCAAGCTCCAGCGCCAGGGCCCGCCGCCCGCCGGGGAGGTCCTGCACAAGCTCCGGGGCCAGTTCCCCCAGCCAGCCCACCGTCCGGCCGGCCAGGACCACGCTCGCCCGGCGCGCCGGATGCAGGCGATCGTCCGCGCACGGGGCGAGCTCGACCTCGGGCACGCGCAGGGCGGCGAGGAGGGCGTCCAACACCCCCTTGAGGTCGGCCGGGGCGTACTCGGCCTTGCCCGCGAGCGGGGTCGGAGGACGCCCGGCCAACGCCACCCCGACCCGTTCGTCCTCGTGGACCTCGTCCCCTGCCCACGCGAACACCCGGCCCACCTCGAACAGGGCCACCCCAGGGGCCTGCGACTCCAGGTTCTCCCGTACTGCCGCCAAGAGCCCGGGCAGAAGGCTCGCCCGCAGCCCATCCTGGCCTTGGGCCATCGGATTCCGCAGCCGCACCTCCGCCTCCCCCGCCGGCACCAGCCCGAACGAGTAGACCTCGGTCAGGCCGAGGGCGACCAGGACCTCCCGCACCCGATCGGCGAACCCCTCCCGCGGCTCCTTCGTCCCCACCCGGGGCGCCACCACGGGCGGGACGGCCGGGATCCGGTCATAGCCGTACAGGCGGGCCACTTCCTCGATGAGGTCGATCTCCCGGGCGAGGTCCCGCCGGAACGGGGGCACCCGCGCCTCCCATCGGTCCCCGCGGTCCTCGACCGCCAGCCCCAGCCGGGCCAGCCCTGAGGCGACCTCGGCCTCGGGCACCGTGGTCCCGAGGACCGCGTTCAGCCGGGCCTTGCGCAGGGCCACCACCGGGGTTCGCCCGGGGGCGAGGTACGCGTCCACCGCGCCGCGGGCGATGCGCACCGGGGCGTGGCGGGCGAAGAGGGCGCAGCACCGGCGGGAGGCGAGGTCCGCCGTCTCCGGGGGCAGGTCCCGCTCGAACCGCAAGCTTGCCTCGGTGCGGAGCCCCAGGGCCCGCCCGCCCCGCCGGACCCGGGCCGGGGAGAAGCTCGCCGCCTCCAAAAGCACCGTGCGCGTGCCGTCGTGGACCTCGGTGTCCGCCCCCCCCATCACCCCGGCTACCGCCACCGGACGCGCTCCGTCCGCGATCACCAGCACCTCCGTGGTCAGGGCGCGGTCCACCCCGTCCAGGGTGCGGATGCGCTCTCCCGGCCGGGCCCGGCGCACCACGATCCGCCCCTCCGCGAGTTTCCCGTGGTCGAACGCGTGCAGGGGATGGCCGAACTCGAGCATCACGTAGTTGGTGACGTCCACCACGAACGTGAGCGGGCGCATCCCGGCCTTGAGGAGCCGCGCCTGAAGCGGCAGCGGCGATGCCCAGGGCCGCACGTCCAGGACCAGGCGGGCGATGTACCGGGGGCAGTCTACGGCGGACTCTACCTCCACCGCCGTGAGCGCGCCGGCCTCGGGCCCTTCTTCGGGGAAGGCGAGGTCTGGTTCCCGAAGATCGGTACGGAACAGGGCCGAGACCTCCCGTGCGATTCCATAGAGGCCAAGGAGGTCGGGGCGGTTGGACGTGATCTTGAGGGTGAGCACGGTGTCCGGGAACTCGAGGAGCGGGGCCAGGTCTGCCCCGGCCTCGAGCCCCGCGGGCAGGTTCCAAATCCCGCCCGACTTGGCCTCCAGGCCCAGCTCCTGACGGGATAGGATCATCCCGCGGCTTCGGACGCCGCGGATGGTGGCCGTGGTCACCTCCCCGCCGGGCAAACGGGCCCCGGGCACGGCCAGGGGGACCAGCCCCCCCACCTCGACGTTGGCCGCGCCGCACACCACGGTGTACCCCTCCCGGCCCACCTCCACCTGGCACACCGAGAGGCCCGCCGCCTTGGGGTGGGGTTCGCTGGCCGCGACCCGGCCCACCACCACGCCCTCCGCCGCGTACGTCTCCGTCCGCTCCACCTCCAGGCCGGCCAGGGTCAGCCGCTCGGCAAGGTCCTCCACCGGGATCTTCGGGAGCTCCACGTACTCCGCGAGCCACCTCAGGGATGCCCGCATGACCTGTCCTCCTTACTGGGCGGCTTGGATGCCAAAGTAGAGGATACCCGTCCCGGTTGGGGGCAATGGCCAAACCATGCCCAGCACCCCGGTGAACGCCACCAGCCCGCCGAACGCCTCGACCTGGACCACCAACTCCCCGCCGACCTCGGCGTAGGTGGGGATCATGGTGGGAAGGGCGTCGTGGTCCCAGACCCGGCCCGCGGAGAGGTAGAGGCGGGGGCGGACCTCGGTGACCAGGGCCGCCCCACCCAGCGAATAGCTCGGGCGCATCGGCGGCAACCACAGCCACCCGGAAACGAAGGCTTTCCGTTCCCCTCGCGGGAGCGGGGATCCGGGGCCGACCGCGAGCGCGCGTAGCTCGGGAAGGGAGAACAAGAGCTCCGTCGGGAGCCCCGGGTCGGCGAACCCCACGGACAACGTGAGGCCGAAATAGGTGTGGGGAGCAAGCCCGACGAGCCCGCTGTGGGCGACCGCGATCCGCTGTCCACGGCCGGGCAGGGCCAGGAACGAGAGCCCTCCCCCGTGGACGCGGCGGATCATCTCTTGCCAGGACAGGTCCAGGCCGAGGGTGAGGTAGGGCCGGCGGGCGACGGTCACCGTCACATCCCCCACAGGCTCCCAGTACGTGCTGGTCGCCCCGGTGGGAGGGGTGGCCCACAGCGTTCGGGTCACGGAGAACGCCCCCACCAGCGTGTCGCTGATCGCCCCCCAACCCTGCACTTCCCAATCCCGCCCGTACCGAACCCACCCCCCGGCCGCCGACGCCTGGGGGTACACCGCCCACCCGAACCGGTCGAGGTAGCTGATGGCCACCCCGCCCGACTCCACGTCCGGCCGGACCAGGTACCCGTCCAAGGGCAGGGCGTTGCCCTCGGTGGCCACCACGAACCGCCGCGGCCACACGTTGTTCAGCCGGTCCACGTCCAGGGCGTGGTGACCGGGGTCCACGACCACCTCTAGGACCGGGAACTCTGTCCTGAACTCCAGCACCGTCTCGGCTTCCTCCCCGGCCCAGACCTGCGCCGCCCGCTCCCCTCCCGCCCCCCGCGCCTCCACGGTCACCGGCATGGACCCGGTCCCCTGGCGGCGGAGCTGAACCCAGGCCACGTGCCTTCCCTCCGCGCGGCCCCGGGTGACCCCGACCACGGCGTAGTCGGCCTGGGCGTCCCCGTACACCCACTGGGAGAAGAACGGCGCGAGGTCCTGGCCGGTGGCCTCCTCGAGGAGGGCCTGCAGGTCGGCGACGGTTACCGTCCCCCCGAGGGCCGCGGCGTGGATCTTGCGGAGGACCTTGTCGAACGTGTCCTCGCCCACGAGGTGGGCCAGGGCACGGAGGACGAGGTACCCCTTGTCGTACAGGCGCACCCCGCTCACTTGGCCATAGCGGACCTCGGCGGTGGGCTTGACCACCGCCTCGTCGAACCCCTGAAACGCGGTCCCGAGGTAGGGGAGCTCGGTGAGGTGCTCACGCAGGTTCACGAACCCGAGCATGAACTTGGCGATGCCCTCGCCGAGCCCGGCCTGGGCGAACTGGAACACGTTGCCCCCCTCGGCCCCGAACGCCTCCTCGTACCAGCGGATGGCGAGGTACTGGGCCATCCCCTCCGACAGCCAGTTCTCCGCGTCCAGGTCCACCCCGATCCCGATCCCCCACCACAGGTGGGCGAGCTCGTGGGCGAGGATGTACCGCCCGTAGCGGGAGAGGATGCCCCCAGCGGTGAGGTCCTGGCGCGCGAAGAACCAGCGAGGCAAGTACACGGCCCCGTCGGCCGTCAGCGCCATCCCCACCTCGTTGGGGTGCTCCACGAGGAGGAGCCGGTCGTGGGGATACGGTCCGTATCGGTCCCCGTAGTAATCGAGGATCTCCTGCACATACGTGGCCAGGGCCCGCACCTGGTCCTCGTCCCCCGGCAGGGCCACCGCGTCCACGGTGAGGCCCTCCAGCGGTAGACGAACCCAGCGCAACTTGTCGCCGGGACCGAAGAACAGGGACACCGAGCGTACCGGATGGCCGAACCGCGTGGTGAAGGAGATCCCGGCGTCATCCTCCTCTCGGGTGGCCTCCCCCGGCAGCGCCGCGTCCCAGCCCGAGGGAAGCCTGAGCACGAGCTCGTAGTCATGGGCCGGGAGGATCAGGGGCCAGGGGTCGGCTGCGGGCGGGGCAAACGTGATGGGATGCCATCCGAACCGCCACGTGTACAGGTCCCCAAGCCGGCCCGGCTCCCCACCCCACACATGGGGGAACCGGGTGCGGAAGTCGATGCGCAGCTCCCCATCCCCGGGCGGGAGCTCCACCCGCAGGAGCACATCGTCCAGAGAATAGGTCTGCACGGTCGGCGGCGCCGGGAGGAGCTCGTAGGCGACCTCTGCCTCCCCGGCCGGGGTGGCCCAGACCACGCTGTCGATCTCCGTCCACGACGGGTCGAACCCGGCCACGTAGGTCGCGTCCTGGACCACCGGGGACAGGTAGGGGTTGGGCGCTCGGCCCAGGTTGGCCAGGAGGGCGAACCACGCCTCACCGGGCGCGTTCTCCCACCGCACCCATTGGCTCCCGGCGATCACGTGCTCCTCGGGCAAGAACCGGGCCTCGATGCGGATGTCCGCACCCCACGCCGCCTGGGCCGCCACCACGGCCATCATGGAGAACAGGAAAATGCGCAATGGGTCTCCTTTCACTCCTCTTCGGGGGCCGGCTCCGGGAGGATGGTGAGGCGCACCGAGGTGATCTCCCGCTCGCTCGCGCTTTCCACGGTGATGTCCGCCCGCCCGATGGTCAGCCGCGTCCCCTTCTCCGGGATGTCGCCCAGCTTCTCCAGGATGAGGCCGGCGATGGTCACCGCCTCCTCCTCGGGGAGGTCCAGCTCCAAGGTGCGGTTGATGGTACGGATCTCCGCGTCCCCGTCCACCAACGCCTCGGTCGCCGAAAGCCGGCGGATGAGCGGTCGGGACCGGCGCCGGTCGTACTCGTCCTCGATCTCGCCCACGATCTCCTCCAGGATGTCCTCCAGGGTGACGATGCCTGCCACCCCGCCGTACTCGTCCACCACCACCGCCATGTGGGACCGCTCCTGCTGGAACTGCCGCAGGAGCGCGCTGATCGGCTTGGTGGTGGGGACGTAGGATACCGGCCGCAGGA
This Candidatus Acetothermia bacterium DNA region includes the following protein-coding sequences:
- a CDS encoding M20/M25/M40 family metallo-hydrolase, which encodes MIDPIELAQELVRIPSPSGEEGAVAEHLLRVLRTFCEAERGPFGTVVGKLSRGDGPTVMVEGHLDNVPPGDAGAWVHPPFGAEIADGMLYGRGAVDMKGAIAAQVAGAAAAARDLQGTLLLVYVPHEETAEGTVLARVLDGVSRPDLVVLGEPTDLRLGVGHRGRAVLRLEAPGRTAHAAMPELGENAIERMVDALPYALAVPLPEDPVLGRGSATVVAVGTPTCGPLVPDRCWALVDRRIVRGETPDSVLADYEELGVKALVEQGELTAYTGEKLTAQYFFPAWWMDPSHPWVERAWAALSQPPLRVWRFSTDGVESCGRRGIPTVGYGPGDEALAHQPDERIPVADLAKGAEGYRRLLRGLLTPEARPRRCRKIRRGRHRRRK
- a CDS encoding nitronate monooxygenase → MANRTCAMLGIRYPVFLGGMAHVARAPLVAAVSEAGGLGILASGGLRPEELEREIAEVRRRTNRPFGVNLMLMDPSAPDHAAVAARARVAAVTTGAGNPGKYMDPLKGAGIKVFPVIPAVALAVRMEKLGADGVVAEGMEAGGHIGTVTTMALVPQVVDAVRIPVVAAGGIADGRGMAAALALGAEGVQVGTRFLASEEAPVHPNYKQAVVKAGDRDTIVTGQTLGRPVRCLLNKLTKTLAQYEEEGRSPDEFEALAVGGLRRAVYDGDLDTGSLMAGQIAGLIREVLPVREIMERMVAECRTILGRDLGF
- a CDS encoding endonuclease MutS2, giving the protein MSVVNPRTERDLELAKVLERVAAFASSSLGAEAVRALRPSSERETVAREFALLQEMEKAVRDGFAPGALHDLAPILDEAKDRGSLDPERFLTVAATLAAAADVRQALATSKLPGLAELAERLSDQTGLLAAIWRAIDERGEIRDDATPRLRALSRERRGLVDEITEALRRFLDRNRDLVQEPVVTQRGGRFVIPLKTGARGASVVVHETSASGQTLFAEPGPVVQLNNRLRELDDEIWRERLRILVELTEALLREETHLRRDLAVLARLDSLYARARYVQAVRGAVPTLAEDGRVELVEARHPLLGERAVPVSIAFGGAKRVAVITGPNTGGKTVTLKTIGLLTLMAQSGIPIPASPSTVLTVFPRVRSDIGEEQSIEQNLSTFSSHMKNIVEILGETDERTLVLLDELGAGTDPQEGAALALAILERLLEIGATAAVATHLTPLKHFAISHPGVLSCSMEFDLETLSPTYRVQEGVPGRSCALIIAERLGLPRELVEAARGKLTSGEIQAEEIIEELERERSAARRLRANLELERDVVRKMRQDYERRLLALREKKAEALGQELARLEEEIRSARKELSELIAQARAAESAEERRKILRRVEEVAAGAPPPPPEAHPAPKLAEGATVRVRATGTVGTVLRVDGDRVEVEVKGRRVELPPSSLETAEPLPPPRVAGPVLPSVEQVSLELSVRGLTVAEAEREVTAWLDRLLRAGIHTGRIVHGKGTGALRRALHAYLAHVPYVKRFHLAPPQEGGDGVTIVEL
- the tsaE gene encoding tRNA (adenosine(37)-N6)-threonylcarbamoyltransferase complex ATPase subunit type 1 TsaE, producing the protein MERVVITDGAEETAEVGAGLAGDLRDGDVVALVGELGAGKTTLVKGLARGLFVKEEVLSPSFVLARTYRGRLPLHHLDAYRIARPEELAEVGLTALLPPEEGVTAVEWADRIAALIPAGALWVRLELVGGNRRKIILRR
- a CDS encoding serine protease; this translates as MIGSPLDDGTPDPFEEPWAEPEAPPRPRRWWVPVLVLVVAGALLVAFVPGLYLQERVGSGTGFVIGEAGYILTAAHVVRGARQVTVEWAGRRYRAAVVATTADHDLAVVAVAGARPMPRAVLGNSDFVHIGDEVTAIGYPEGRAWPTALTTEVLGVGWRAIGPEDAVLTDLLAVRDPFRAGYSGAPLVNASGEVVGVVAGNLSTGGGQEAGFAVSVNLARVWLAGRGISLPPVASSQGVALSPAEVVQAVQRSVVRIEVQVPRG
- a CDS encoding type 1 glutamine amidotransferase, with the translated sequence MPLRGKRVAVLVADLYQELEFWYPYLRLKEEGAKAVAVGPEAVEYKSKLGYPAKAELAASMARAEDFDGVIIPGGYAPDHMRRSKELVEFVRKMAEAGKPVAAICHGGWMLCSARVVKGKKVTSVAAIRDDLANAGATWVDEEVVVDGNLITSRVPSDLPAFMRAILTALAA
- a CDS encoding TGS domain-containing protein, whose amino-acid sequence is MPANLNPEFIAARDRFNRAKTDDERLDALQEMLATIPKHKGTEKMQADIKRRIAKLKEKAEGRRRSGKGGVTYHMDREGAAQVALVGPPNAGKSSLLAALTNATPLITPYPMATFQPLPGMMEFEDIQIQLVDLPPITREYTKGWVYGLIRLADVVALCVDLSSAQWKEEAEEVVARLAEHHIRVTAGASRQVDWRTVERRALAIGLKADLAPARAGELREWAVGRFPAAAASTVTGEGLEDLRRAIFQVAGVVRVYMKKPGQPPDLSKPYTIREGATILDVVDQIHKDFVSRLRYVRLWGSGRFDGQHVPLDHVVQDKDIVEIHLT